Genomic segment of Parageobacillus genomosp. 1:
ACGTTTGAATGATGAAAAGCACCCCTACTGTTAATAAAGAAAATACAATAGCCTTGCCAATCGATTTTTTTCCGCCTTTCGTTTCTTCGGCCAGCGTCGAAATGGCGTCAAAGCCAAGAAAACTTAACACGGCGATCGAAACGGCCCCCATTACCATTCTCATGCTAAAATGATGCGGGTCGTATAACGGCTTAAAGCTGAACTGCGCTCCGTTTACCCCTTTCGCGACGGCAATAATGCCGGTTACCACAAAAATCGCCAAAACGATTAACTCTAAAATGACGATGATCTTATTCGCTCTCGCCGTTATTTCAATGCCAAGAATATTGATCACCGTATTAATCCCAATGAACAGCACTAACCATACATAGATTGGAATTTGCGGAACAATATCAGCCAAAGCCGCCGCACTGACGAGATATAGCAAGGCTGGAACAAAAATGTAGTCTAATAATATCACCCAGCCAGCAATAAAACCTACATGCTCGTTAATCCCCCGCTGTGCATAGGAGTAGACGGACCCGGCAATGGGGAACGCTTCGGACATGCGCGCATAACTAAGTGCTGTAAAAATCATTCCTATCATTCCGATAAGGTAGGCAAGGGCAACCATGCCTTTGGAGCCTTCCGCTACATATCCATAAATGCCAAAAGGAGCAATTGGCACCATAAATACAAGTCCATAAATAAGCAAATCCAAAAAGCTTAATGAACGCTTTAATTCCTGTTTATATCCAAGCTGTTCAATAGTTATCTGCCCCGTCTGCTTTGCTTCCATCTGTGCCATTGCCCTTCACCCCTTTACGATT
This window contains:
- a CDS encoding APC family permease produces the protein MAQMEAKQTGQITIEQLGYKQELKRSLSFLDLLIYGLVFMVPIAPFGIYGYVAEGSKGMVALAYLIGMIGMIFTALSYARMSEAFPIAGSVYSYAQRGINEHVGFIAGWVILLDYIFVPALLYLVSAAALADIVPQIPIYVWLVLFIGINTVINILGIEITARANKIIVILELIVLAIFVVTGIIAVAKGVNGAQFSFKPLYDPHHFSMRMVMGAVSIAVLSFLGFDAISTLAEETKGGKKSIGKAIVFSLLTVGVLFIIQTWVAALIWPDYTTFKNADVAFYQIAEIAGGSWLKWTTILATAFSWGIANALVAQAAISRILYSMGRDRKLPKILSKVHPEFQTPYVSTIIVAVISLIVTTVFASQIDKLASLVNFGALTAFLFLHVSVINYFLRKQGSKDYLNHLLFPLIGLVIIGYVWYSLDPLSKKLGLIWLAIGLVYLLFLKLTNKDSSFGDELQ